The Candidatus Tumulicola sp. genomic interval TATAAACCGCCCGCCGCTCCCGGCATGTTCGTGTTCGGCGACCGGAACTTTTACGGCAGCTCGAACATGCGCACGGTTGTTATCGCGATGTAGTGGAGATCAGCGCGATCGTCGTACCCAAAGCATCGGCGGAGAGCGTGACTTGTTTGCGCGCTCCGCCGGCTTTCGTCTCGAAATTGGCTACGCCACCTTCACCTGACGGGATGAACGCCTTGAGGCTCCCCTTCGGCAAGCGTGACGCATAGAATTCTTTCACCTGCTGGAGCGAAGCCGGCGTGTGGTAGTACGCGGCGGTCACCTCGTACAAACCGATCTTCTTCGATACGCCGCCGCCTTGGGCGGGCTCGGCGCCGGGATAGACCGGCAGCGCGATGACCTTCGAGATGCCCGGGCTCACGGAATCGGCGGAGGGCGCAAGCGTGCCGGTCAGATAGATCGTCACGCTGTCGTTGCGCCCCTCCAGATGGACGGTGCGCTTGCGATCGTCGAAGAGCGCGAAGGTGGCTTGTCGTCGCGCGGCGCTCTCAACGGCCTGCGTCTGGCGCGGCAGGTGCTGTTCGTACCATGAATACACGTCGTCGAAAGGCGCGCTCGCGCTGAACACCTCGACGACGTGCGTGCCGGATGCGTCGGTGGGAGCCGGCGGTGGGCTTTGCGCGATCGCCCGCGGATACACCGGCAGGTGCAGCGTGGAACGTTCCGCATTGTCGCCGCCCGCACAGGCGAACAGCGCTAATACAAGAGGCCAGACTAGAGTCCGGCATGCCACAGGCCAAAGCCTAGATGGCAGCGGGTACGCCTCGCTTGAGGGCCGGCAGCACCTTGAGGAAATTCGTGGCGAGGTGCTCGTAGTCGGCGGACTGATACTCTTCGACGCGGCCCTCGTCGCACAACTGGGTGAGGGCGGGATCGATCGGCAGCTGGGCGAGCAACGGCGCACCGCTCTCCACCACCAGCTGAACGCCCTTGCTTTTTCCGAACAGCTCGAAGCGCTTGCCGGTTTCGAGGTCATCGAAATACGCCATGTTCTCAACCAGCCCGATGATCGGGGTCTCCAATTGCTGCACGAGCTTGATCGCCTTGCTCACGATCATCGTCGCCAGCCCTTGGGGCGTGCTCACCAAAACGGTGCCCGAGACCGGAAGCGCTTGCAGCACGGTCAACGGCGCGTCGGACGTGCCGGGCGGCAGATCGATGAGCAAGTAGTCGATCGTACCCCATTCGAGATCGGTATAGAACTGCTTGATCGCGGCAGAGACCATGGGCCCGCGCCAAATCACCGCTTGGTTCTCGTTCTCGAGTATCAGGTTCATGGACATGATGGCGATGCCGGTGCGCGAGACCGGCGGGTGGGGCTTGGAGTCGGCACCCTGATATGGCCGCGCGGTGACTCCGAACAGTTTCGCTTGGCTTGGTCCGGTGATGTCCGCGTCCAAGATGCCGACCGAGTAGCCGCGTCGCTGCAGCGCGATCGCGAGCAGCGCGGTGACGAGCGATTTTCCGACGCCGCCCTTGCCCGACATCACGGCCACGACGTGCTCGATGCCGGGTTTTCGCTGCCGTTCCATCGGCGGCGTCTTGCCGGCCGCGCCCGACTTGCGGCGCGGCGGCGGCACGGTGCCGTCCTTGACGAACTGCTCGAGATCGGCCATGAGGGCCGCGAGATCCAGACTATGCACGGCGGCACCACCGCGGATGCTCTCCCGGGTGGAGACGTGGCAGCCGGCGCACGGCAACCCGTGCGCGCCGAAGACGGCCTCCGAGCCCTTGTACGTGTCGACGACCTCGCGGATCAAGGTATCGGGAGAGAGAGACAGCGGCATAGGCGTAAAGTCTTCGGCGCGGTGCGAATGCGACCTTGTTATGCCGTGAGCAAGGACGTCACGTCCTCAAGCGCGCCTTCGCACGGATGGCCTTCCCCATAATAGTACCTCGTCGCCGCAGGCGACGAGCCGAGCAGCACGATGGCGCTGGAACGCGTGCCGTAGTGCGACGCCGGCAGGTGAACGCACAACCCTCCGTCGCGGCCGCCCGGACCATCCTCGTGATATTGAAGCAGCTCGTAGAGCGCGGGCGCGAGCGCACCGATGCCGATCGTCGCCAGCGGAAATGCGCGCGCCAATTCCAGCGCGCGGCGCGCCTTTTCGTCGCGTTGCGAGTCGAGATCCCAATTCGTGACGGCGTGCACGCCGTCGCTCAGCGGAGCGATCTCGAGTCCCCGCTCGCCACCGTGCGCGGCGAAGCCGCTGCGGCTATCGAGGGCGAGCAGAACGAAGGGATTGTATTCGTGCGCATCGATCTCGCGCAGCCGCGCCAGCGCGTCAGTCACGCCGGCTCGGGCGGCCAAGTCCGTCACGAGTCGTCCGCGGGAGCGCTTTGATGGATCGTGCTTGCCGGCGCCTCGGCGGTTGGTCAAGGCGACCACATAGCCGAGTGAGGAGATCGCAAGCCACGTGCCGCCGGCTTGCTGGTCGAGTCCGCCGACGACGCGCGGATCGCGAGAGAGCAGCTGCGGGCGGGTGGACGGGCGCCGTTCGTCTTCATCGCGGTTGGTGGCCACCACGACCGGATACTCCGGATGAACGTTTTTCCAGACGAGCAGCGTGCACATAGCGCACGCGTTCGCTGCGCTAAAAGGAGCGCCTTGCGCGCTCTCGAACCCGACCTGACTTTCGTTTTCCCGCGTCACCGACAGGAGCACGTATCACGATGCATGGACCATCGCTGACCTCTCGTTTCGCTTCACTTGCCGCAGCCGCGGCAGTAGTTGCGTCGATCGCAGGTTGCTCCGGCGGAGGCGGCGCGGGCGCCGGCGGGAACGTCATCAAGCTCGGCGTCGATCTGCCGCTCTCCGGTGCGGACGCCTCGATCGGCGTGCCTACCCAATACGGCGCCCAGCTTGCGGTCAAGCAAGCCAATGCCAGAAACGCGATCCCGGGATTCACCATTGAGGCAGACGTGCTCGATGACGCCGTGAACGGCGTGCACGATCCTGCGCAGGGCGCGAAGAACATCCAGTCGTTTGCGGCCGATCCGGCGGTCGTCGGTGTCGTGGGACCGTTCAACAGCAACGTGGCGCGGGCGGAGATCCCGCTCTCGAACAGCCTTGGTCTGCCGCTGGTGAGCCCTTCGAACACGAATCCGACGCTCACCAAGGGGCCTGATGCGCTGGGCATGCGCAAAGATCACCCTGATACCATCACCTACTTCCGAGTTTGCACGACTGACGACATCCAAGGTCCGGCGGGAGCGACCTACGAGTACAACGTGCTCAAGGCGCGCAAAGCCTACATCATCGACGACAACGAGACGTATGGCAAGGGCGTCGCCGACCAGTGGGAAGCGCAGTTCCGCAAGCTCGGCGGCGAGGTGCTCGGTCACGATCACATCACGAAGGGTCAGCATGACTTCCACGCGCTGCTGACGCGAGTGGCCGGCACCCATCCTGACATGGTCTTCTTCGGCGGCAATTCATCCACCGGCGGCGGCGAGATCCGCAAGCAGATGCCCGACTCAGGTATGGGCACTTTGTTGTATGCCGGCGCCGACGGCATCAGCGATGATCAATTCCTCAAAGATGCCGGCGTCACGGCGGACAACGTCTACGTCACGGTGGCTTCGGTGAATGCGGCGAAGCTGCCGGCGGCGGCGCAATTCCTCAAGGACTACCAAGCCGAATACAAGCAAGCGGTCGGACCATACTCGGCCAACGCGTACGCGGCGGCCTCTGCGATCATCCACGCCGCAGCCGAGGCGGTCAAGGCCAACGGCGGCACCGCGCCGACACGCGAGCAGGTACGCGCGCAGCTCGCCAAGACGAAGAACTTCCCGAGCGTCATCGGACCGTTCTCGTTCGACGCCAACGGCGACACGACCAATCGCATCATCTCGTTCTACGAAGCGGTCAAAGACAAGTGGGTGTTCGTCACGCAGCAGAACTTCGCGGTCGTGAAGTAGCGGCGCGGCGGACCGTTCGAGGCCCGCGTGGCGATCTTTCTCCAACAACTCATCAACGGAATAGCCCAAGGCGGGATGTACGCGCTCATCGCCTTGGGCTATACGATGGTCTACGGCATCGTCGAGCTGATCAATTTCGCGCACGGCGACGTGTTCACGCTCGGCACGTTCATCTCCATCGCACTCTTGGCGCTCATCGGCGTGGGCTCGCAGGCCGGCATCATCAGCGGCTGGCAGGGCGCCGGCATCGCGCTGCTCGTCATCGTCTTGGCGGCGCTGCTGTGCGGCATCATCGGCGTGCTCATCGAGCGCTTGGCATATCGCCGTTTGCGCAACGCCCCGCGGCTGGCGCCGCTCATCACGGCCATCGGCGTCTCGTTCATCCTTGAAAACGTGATGCAGATCTGGATGGGACCGGCGGAGGTGTCGTTTCCGCAGTTCCTACCGAACACCGCATGGACGTTCGGCCAGGTGCGCATCGACGCACGCGAGCTGCTGGTCGTCGGCGTGAGCGTCGTCATGATGATCCTGCTGCAGCTCTTCATCTATAACACCAAGCTCGGCAAAGCGATGCGCGCCACCGCGCAGGATCGCGACGCCGCGCAGCTCATGGGCATCAACGTCAACTCGACCATCGCCTGGACGTTTTTCATCGGGTCGGCGCTGGCGGGCGTGGCCGGCTTCATCGCGGGGATGTACTTCGGCACCACGGTCTTCACAAACGGTTACCAGGCGGGGTTGAAGGCGTTCACCGCAGCGGTGCTCGGGGGCATCGGCAACATCGGCGGGGCGATGCTGGGCGGTTTCCTCATCGGCATCGTGGAGGCCATGACCGCGCAATACATCTCAGACCAATGGACCAACGTCGCGGTGTTCTCCATCTTGGTCTTGATCTTGGTCTTCAGACCAAGCGGCTTGCTCGGCGAGAACTTGCCGGAGAAGGTGTGACAAGCTGGTGAAGCGCGTCGAGCTGCCGCTCGGGTTCGGCACAGCCTCGCCGATGCAGCTCGCTGCGGCGCTGGCGGGGCTGATCTTGCTCGCGCTTTTCCCGCTGCTGGATCGCAACGCATCGCACGTGTCAGCCGTTGCGGATGCCGGCTACTTCGTGCTCCTGGTGTTCGGACTCAACATCGTGGTCGGCTTCGCGGGCTTGCTGGACCTCGGCTATGCGGCCTTCTTCGCCATCGGCGC includes:
- a CDS encoding P-loop NTPase, with product MPLSLSPDTLIREVVDTYKGSEAVFGAHGLPCAGCHVSTRESIRGGAAVHSLDLAALMADLEQFVKDGTVPPPRRKSGAAGKTPPMERQRKPGIEHVVAVMSGKGGVGKSLVTALLAIALQRRGYSVGILDADITGPSQAKLFGVTARPYQGADSKPHPPVSRTGIAIMSMNLILENENQAVIWRGPMVSAAIKQFYTDLEWGTIDYLLIDLPPGTSDAPLTVLQALPVSGTVLVSTPQGLATMIVSKAIKLVQQLETPIIGLVENMAYFDDLETGKRFELFGKSKGVQLVVESGAPLLAQLPIDPALTQLCDEGRVEEYQSADYEHLATNFLKVLPALKRGVPAAI
- a CDS encoding NRDE family protein — its product is MCTLLVWKNVHPEYPVVVATNRDEDERRPSTRPQLLSRDPRVVGGLDQQAGGTWLAISSLGYVVALTNRRGAGKHDPSKRSRGRLVTDLAARAGVTDALARLREIDAHEYNPFVLLALDSRSGFAAHGGERGLEIAPLSDGVHAVTNWDLDSQRDEKARRALELARAFPLATIGIGALAPALYELLQYHEDGPGGRDGGLCVHLPASHYGTRSSAIVLLGSSPAATRYYYGEGHPCEGALEDVTSLLTA
- a CDS encoding branched-chain amino acid ABC transporter substrate-binding protein, encoding MHGPSLTSRFASLAAAAAVVASIAGCSGGGGAGAGGNVIKLGVDLPLSGADASIGVPTQYGAQLAVKQANARNAIPGFTIEADVLDDAVNGVHDPAQGAKNIQSFAADPAVVGVVGPFNSNVARAEIPLSNSLGLPLVSPSNTNPTLTKGPDALGMRKDHPDTITYFRVCTTDDIQGPAGATYEYNVLKARKAYIIDDNETYGKGVADQWEAQFRKLGGEVLGHDHITKGQHDFHALLTRVAGTHPDMVFFGGNSSTGGGEIRKQMPDSGMGTLLYAGADGISDDQFLKDAGVTADNVYVTVASVNAAKLPAAAQFLKDYQAEYKQAVGPYSANAYAAASAIIHAAAEAVKANGGTAPTREQVRAQLAKTKNFPSVIGPFSFDANGDTTNRIISFYEAVKDKWVFVTQQNFAVVK
- a CDS encoding branched-chain amino acid ABC transporter permease codes for the protein MAIFLQQLINGIAQGGMYALIALGYTMVYGIVELINFAHGDVFTLGTFISIALLALIGVGSQAGIISGWQGAGIALLVIVLAALLCGIIGVLIERLAYRRLRNAPRLAPLITAIGVSFILENVMQIWMGPAEVSFPQFLPNTAWTFGQVRIDARELLVVGVSVVMMILLQLFIYNTKLGKAMRATAQDRDAAQLMGINVNSTIAWTFFIGSALAGVAGFIAGMYFGTTVFTNGYQAGLKAFTAAVLGGIGNIGGAMLGGFLIGIVEAMTAQYISDQWTNVAVFSILVLILVFRPSGLLGENLPEKV